The stretch of DNA GTCACCGTCCATAGCTCGAGGTCAACCTTATCGCTCGGCGACGGAATTGCTGGTCGTATGATAACCAGGCCAGACCTTTAAATTTAGTGACCGCTCTGCTAATTATTTGCTGGTACTTTATGAGCTCGAGTGCCCTACTTGGATAGGCAGACACAAGGACTATCATGTAGGCCATATATGCATCCAGCCACTTCTGGAATGTGTCAATGACAGGTTTTTTCTTTCGCACCATGGTGACCGGAGAACCCATGGGGCCTGAGGATGAATCGACCAGGCGCAACTGGATTTCAGGGGTCTGGGACTGATACAAGTTGTCGGgcaaaagtaacgcaaaatCAATGTACTCACCCCTGAGGATTTTGTCCTCCAAAGACTTGTCTAATGGCCTTGAAAGTCCCAGAGGAGAGGCCATACCAGGAGTGCAACAGTTCTGGTTGGGTGAGGACGGAAGGTGTGCGGCGGACGAAGTTTGAAATGACGACAAAGCTCGACACGGACACAAGATCCTCGATGGCGGAACGTTGATCTGGGCTGAACACGGTGGTGGGATGCAAGCCGAAAGCAACTGGCTCTGGACCGGACTCAATCATCTCCTCGATAGAAGAAAACGAGGCGTTGTCTGAGAGGGCGCTGTCCTCGTCTTTGTCGACCGGGCTGGCTGGACGGGTTTCAGGTTCTCCATCTGTTCAATTCGTTGCGCACTTACTCTTGGGTTGCCCTAACTGGCGTGTTTTGACCGTAGTTGTGCGCCTTTTCTGTGGGTTCGGTGGTGTGGTCGCCTTTCCCGGCAAGGCACGTTTGAGACGGGCGAGAAGCTGGCCTCGGGAGCCCACGATGGGAAGATTGAGAGCTTGGAGACGGAGTTTTAAGACTTCACTTGTCAGCGCAGTGAAATCTTCTCCCCGAGCGGACGGACGGTTCGCGTGCTGGGAACGGCGAGGGCGGTGAGCCATTGTAAAAAACCAAATCGTAACCACACTAATATATTGAGAGCTAACTGCACTGAACAACAGAACATAAGTGATGCTTCCTTTTATAGTTAGACAAATTAATGTCTGCTGGCATAGCCAGTTGGAAGAGCTGTACTGCGAGAGAACTTAGTGTTACACGTGCCAACTCTTAGCCGTGAATAGAGCTTTGAAAAAAGCGCCAATGCCGTGGATTGTACTAGCCTGCTAGAGACAACAAAGCTGCGAAGTTCGAagcaaaaatacaataaatcctCAGTGTTTGCTGACCTTGGCAACTGGACGGCACAAACGCTACATTGAAAACAGAGCCGCCATCAAAGGGTTACAGATAGTATTGTCACGAtccattaactacattttacttGCGTGGCAGTAAAATTGCCTTTTAACCAtgtagttaatttgtcatagtatactaatttgtagtattttccatctgaactggcgggtggcgcgccTCATAAAgttcaatgatgatgatgatgatgatgatagtataCTAGttttagtattttccatctgaccTGGCTGGTGGCACTCAGTAGGTGTaatcatgcagttaatttgttatagaattttaattaatttgtagTATTCTCCATTTGAACTGGCGGATGGCGTGCCTTATATGGTTCGATGtgacttgtaaagtaggtctaaacatgcagttaatttgATAAAGCATACTGAGAAGTTTATTTTCCAACTGGTTCTGTAGATAAACGTTATTGAATAACTTAGATTCAAGTACAATACTATAGGAACTTGCTTTCAAACAATGCTTAACAAAATTTTTACCACAGTTTGTGGTTGGTGCATCATTAGTGTAAGTTGTTTGATAATAGTATTGGGCGCAGTTCAGATACCAAACCTAATAACTTAAATCAATTACATGAAAATACAATGTAGCATATGAATCAATGTGAAATGGCTGAGTCATTCTCCTAGCTGCTATTTCAACTTTCAGGCAGGTTCGATTTAGATACTGAATTTTTTCTTATATGGAAGTATACTGTGCATATACTTGTGACGTATCATATGGCAGTTATTATGTTGTCCTAAGGTCAGCCTAAGTTTTTATTAATTCCCAATCAAATGTTTGGTATCTGAACTCAGCCTTAACTTCTCCGTTGGCTGTAACATTGCCAAGTTTACTGCCGTAGGGGATATTTTTTTATGCTTTTGGGATTCAAAATGTGCATTCATCCAAATGAATTGTTGTATTAGTATTTGAGGCAAAATGAAACCGCTTCTGCAGGTTACATTTCCAAAGTACTACATCTATTGAAAGGCAAAATAATTTCAACAATTTAAAGAAATGACTAATAATTGACAGAGGCATTTGATATACCTTATATTATCAATGCTCCGAACTAAACAATGTAACTAATTCAAATTAATTTAGGATTTAAATACCTGTACATCATAATTAGGAACTTACTGTCACGCTGTGACGATTCGCGATCCCCTAGGGTAAAACAACGTATTTCACACCCCTTCCCACAAACTCGCAACACAGCATAAATTTTTAGTAAACGCGTACGACTTTAATTATAGATAAAAGTTAACTACAAGTAAAACAGTTATGACAGTTACTATCTCTAAATTAACTAATCTTACTTAGATTTACTTAATGCTAATATATACTTAAACGACAATACAAAATGAACTAAATACTTTCCTTTAATATTTACAGACAATAAGTTCAGTTCTTCGTCAGCCTTCGTGCCTTCTCAAGGTTCTTGTTAGTCCAACCGGCTAATCCTGCAACCATCTACTACCTCTTCCAGCAAACCAACCTTTTCCTCCAAAAACGTCCACTATAAATATATTTGCCACCGCCGACAAAGGAGTTTTGTCAGGGAATTTCGCGGTCGGCTCCCACCAATGACTCTTGGCAGTGTTTCTCTTTTCCActttctttaaactttcacCTTTCCACTTTGGCTTCTCTCCGGCTTTCCTCCTCCTAGCAGTCTTCTGGTCAACTGACCTTTTTCCACCCGCCTTTACAACACGCTACTTACATTTATATCTTTACATAACAATGCACTCCACATCAACACTTATTGACAAACCTATTGTTAAAACACGACCCTAACGAGCCCATAGTTACAAAAGCTGCATCTCCACAATGGAGACTTAAAAGAACAAATAGACTGACAAACTATTCTCTAATGTACTAATTGCGGTAGACCACGATACGAAATTAACGCTAAGTAATTAACACGAGCGGAATAAACTATGAACTAACGAAATAAAGAActaaagaaaaaggaattttgtgacACCTCCCCCCCTAACAAGTCTATTTTTTGGGGGAGAGtaacaaaggagaaaaaaaaaatagaatagtAACAGCCCGATACAAAATTTGAGCCCTAAACTCTGCTAAGGGCGTCCACGTTGCCGTGGGTCTTGCCAATTTTATGCTCGAGCTGCATATCATACTCTTGAAGGGTGAGACTCCAGCGAAgtaattttttgttcttgttacGCACCTGCCCTAACCAAACTAAAGGAttgtgatctgtttgtagcttAAATTTTTTACCAAACAAATAATATCTGAACAGCTCAACAGCCCAAACAATCCCTAAGCATTCTTTCTCCGTTGTGGACAGCTTTTCCTCTCTTAGCTGGAGCCTTCTACTAGCAAAAGCCACTGGAAGCTCTTCTCCGTCTTTACTTAACTGGCTCAAAATAGCTCCCAAGCCTCTGTTGGACGCGTCTACTTGCAAAGTAGAAGGTTCGTCCCAATGTGGCGGTCGTGAGACTGGGGGTTTTTGCTCGTGTGTCTGTAGCCACTCAATTCTAGTTGGTCCCTTACCTCGTGTTAGATCTGTTAGAGTAGCGGCCCTCTGAGAGAAATTGGGAATGAACTTGCGGTAGTAGCCGACAAGTCCAAGGAATGATCTAATCTGTCATTTGGTTTCAGGTCTAGGGAACTCTTTTATCGACTTAACCAAAGCCAAACGTGGTTCAATCTTGTCTCTTCCAACACGATGACCCACAAAATCTATATTTTCCATAGCAATTTTACATTTAGAAGGGCGCGCGCATAGGCTGCACTCTTGCAATCGTTGCAGAACCTGGCCAAGTTCCACTAAATGTTGTGAAAAGGAAGTGTGTGTGTCTACTTCAAGATCATCAATGTAGGCTCCTGCAAAATTAAACCCTTTTAAAACGACATCTGACATCATTCGTTGGAAAGTGGCCCCGGCAGTCTTCATCTCAAAAGGCATGACCAGAAATTCATATAATCCTTTTTTCGATTGTCGATTTATCTAGAGGAATCTGCCAGTATCCCTTAGTGAGGTCAAGGGTGGTGATGCACGTTGCCAAGGCTATTTTCTCAATCATGCGGTCCGTAGATGGGACCGGATAGGCATCCATTTTAGTAATACTGTTAAGTTTTCTATAATCGACGCAAAGTCGTATGGTACCATCAGGTTTGGGGACGACAACGACCGGGAAGGCCCAGGGGCTGGCTGAGGGGCGAATGATACccatttttaacatgttttctatttcgttGTTTACGACTTCTTCAAGTTTCTGAGGTACCTTATAGGGAGAACAACGTATTGGTGCAGAGTCGCCCGTGTCAATCCGATGTGTCGCTACGCTAGTGACACTGGGGTTACCAGAAAAGACATCTGCGTATTTTCGTAAAAGGTCCTTCACCTGATCTTTCTGGTCCTTGGTTAAAGCATCCGAAATGATAACATCCTCCCAAGTTTCATTTCTGCAAAATGGGGATATGCATTTTTCATGTGGTAAAGAGGTTTCGAAAGATTCTGACATTATGTAGGAAGCCGTCTCGTCCCTACTCTGCCATTTACTTAATAGATTAATGTGATAGACTCGGTGTTGTTTGTGGGACTTACCGGTGTCGATCTCATAGTGCAAACCATCATTGAAAACCTTCGTCACTTTAAATGGGCCCTGCCAATGCACTTCCAACTTAATCCCTGTAGTAAGAAGCAGAACCAATGCCTTGTCACCGACTTTTAAACTACGTGTGGAACTATGAACGTCATGCAATCGTTTCTGAGTACCTTGCACTCTCTTCATACGATCTTGTACCAGACGCTGCATCATTGCCATTCTCCTGCGAATTTCAAGAACATGACTCACAAGGTTCCTGCCAGATTTAATTTCCTTCCCAAGCCACGACTCCTTGATTACTGAGAGGGGACCTCTTACTGTACGTCCAAAAAGCAACTCGAAAGGGGAGTACCCTGTGGATTCACCTGGAACGTCCCTATATGCAAACAGCAAATAAGGAAGGAGCTTATCCCAGCTTTGTACCCGCTCTTGCGCAAATTTCTTTAACATCGCCTTGAGCGTGCCATTAAATCTCTCAACCAAACCGTTTCCTTCAGGGTGATAAACCGATTTTTTGATCTTTGTAATGCCTAATTGCTTAGATAGTTGTGTCATAAGACGGCCCACAAAATTGGATCCCTGGTCAGATACTAACTCTTGGAGAATTCTTATTCTACAGAAATATTGGACAAGTGCATCCGCGACGGTTTTGGAACTAACATTCCTCAAGGGAATGGCCTCAGGATAACAAGTAGCATAGTCTACAATTGTAAGAATATATTTATAGCCAGTGCTGGACCGTGGCAATTCTCCTACAATGTCGATTGCAATCTTTCTGAAAGGTTCGGTCACGAACGCTACGGGGTTCGAGGGGTCCTATTTGACTTCAACTTCCTGGCCACTAACTGACATTGTGGGCAGGTGGCACAGTATTTACGAATGTCGAAGGCGAGACCAGGCCAATAAAAATGGGTCCCTATGCGACTTAACGTTTTTGAGGTGCCCAAGTGTCCTGAAAGGGGTATAGTATGACCAATACGGAGAATTTCGTTTCTGTAAGATTCAGGGATTACAGTTCGATCAACAAACCTGACTCCATTGTGTACGCTTTTGTTGAACCTGCGGTGCATGAGTCACCCTCCCTTGAGAAAGAAACCGTCCGTTTCCATGGGTTCCCTGTAAGTAGCTCCATTACGCGCTTTTAAGAGGGTCACATCTGAATTCTGGTCTTTTATTAACTGTTTTTTATTTCTATCGAGAATATTGAGGGGTAAATGATCCGCACGTGTATCCCCATCTGAGTCACTATCCGAGAGCTCAACCGAGTTCTCACACGCTTCCTCACCTATGTCTTTGTCCCCGAAAAGTATTCGCAAGTCGCCTTCATTAAGACCATTATTTTTAGACTCCCTTTTCGACAGATTTTTAAATGCGAGTGCATTTTCGCGGTCAACCAAACTATCGGCTCTCTGCTGGGCCTCTTCAAGCGCCTTTTGTCGCCTCGTTAGCACAAAGGCTTCAACACCTTTGGAGCTGTCCACCGAAACATTGTTCTCCCACAGTAAGAACATCGTCTCTAGAAAGTGTTTGCCCGAAAGACGATCTGCCGAGCAGGCAATCAACGGGTAGTTTACTCAAAACTCCCACTAATTCTAGATGTTCACCCTGATCGCTTTCAGACTGAACCCAAGCTAAAGGGACTATGAGGCGTTCTCCAGATGCAGTTAGGACTGTAATCTCGTCTCCTGTAAAGGAATCTTTGTCAACCATAAATCTTTCATGTACTAGGGTCCTCGTACAACCAGAGTCTACGACCATCTCAGGTATCCCACTTATCTTGCCTCTAACGTTACGAGCGAGGTCTGTCTGATGCCCAAATACGGGCTCTAGGTCGTTGGAAATCAAACGCTTTCCAACGTTGTATAAGGGTACCAAGCCCTGTTGCCTAAGGGTCTAGGATTAAGTTTCACTGCTTCACTGGGTTCCTTCAGGGTTCTCGGGTTAGCATAGGCAAGTTACATAGTGTTTTAACTCCTAGGGCAGCAGGGTGGGTTAAGTTAGCATGGGCAGCTGTCCCACCTTGTTGCCCCTTATGTGCAGTATTTGGCCTAGTGGGCAATACCtattgtttgtttactttggtATAATGCCTATCTGAGGAGGCATGGTGGTTTCAGTTAGCATGGGCGACTGTCCTGCCATGTTGATCCTTGGAGGTAGGGCTGTATTATTAAGCCTGGTTTGTTTGTTTAACTGAATCTTTATTGTTATCATGATGAGTGCAGTTAGCATGGGCAGCTGCCTCTCCAGGCAGATTGAGTAGTGTTTATTTCTGATAGGTTAAGTTAGCATAGGCGACGGTCCCGTTAACCAGGTGGCTTCCATTGGCATGGGCGGTGGTTGCCATACTAGTTTCTCTTCAGCATTATGTGCATTTTTCTGTGGTGCCATctttcctcaatttttttttttacctttgatTTTTAGATTTTATGGTATCAATTTTGTTGTGCTGCTCTTGCCTGGGATGGGGCAGCATATGTGACCATATGCTTTTGGCGTTTTTAGTGCCCACACCTTTACTGGGCCAAACTCCTTATGAAAGATTGTTAAGGAAATTTGATGTTTGAATAAAAGCGGCTATGAGCCTTTGCCCATAGCCATGTTAGCCCAATAATTTGATGTGTTTTATAGTTGCCCAGTAAACAGAGCTCAGGCAAAGCAGCACTGGGGTGTGTCCCTTCGGCATGGAGGAAAAGGGGCAAAAATGATATTGTTATCACATTTGCTACAGTGAgcaaaaacataattttattttttgatcacagggctACCCGAGCAAATAGTCAAATTTCCTATCGTAAACAAGCATGAAAACCTGGTTCTTTGACTGCATTTGGTATGCAAAGCAATTATGTGAAGAAAGTCGTATTTTGGTTACATTTAATATCCCTAGCAAATTTCTACAAAAATACATCCTTGAACACATTTCCTTTCCTGAGCAAAACCCTGCAAAACTACACGTTTGGCCACATTTGCTATTCTTAGCAATCTCTGCAAAAATTCATATTTGAACACATTTGCTGCTCCGAGCAAACGGGTACAAAAACTAATATTTGCTCGCTTTTACTCACCTTGTAAAAAGGTGCAATGATGAAAGTTTGATCAAATTTACAACTTCAGGAAAAGTACttgcaaaattttagttttaacaTCATGTTTACTACCCCTCcaaatgtcacaaaaaataCCATGTTATCCGTACTTTTACTCACAACagcaaatttaaaacaaatgtggcatttacgaGCGTTGCCATGGGTGGAAAAACTGTGGCAAATGTGATCTTTGCTTTTCAGCAAATCTAAGCAAACGTGCACAAACGTAGCATTTGCCATGCATTTGCTCCACATTTGCTATATGTGAAAATccgtttttgcatccagtgtAACtcaagcctagagaaaaattagggtcaggttaagattagttttggttgttgTACatagatattaaatattaaaccgagttcaataactgttttatcattcgatcaccgactttgttttcaattttttgatgGAAGCGGTAAGCGCGCGCTGCTGGCAgaaatcaattggtttccttctcagttaaataatttatttcacacAAGTGCGACCACAAGAGCGTGGTTACTATTGGGCATGAGCAGACtatttatttgcagcaaaaacGGATTTAGACGGTATTACGCATGAGCAGACCATTAttggcagttatttgcaggtcacgtggtgggctcccagccaatgaaaatgggggggggggggagggggcaaatCTATCGAATGATAAAGCCTCTTGTTTAATGCGTTCACCACTGTTATGGTATGGAAAATAATAGATTTCAACTTAATCATTCTTTCCATGTGTCATAGTAACTGAACATAAGATGACAATACGAGTAGTTGTAAAATCTCAAATTCTAGCTCCTGTAACTAAAAGGATGTCTGTGACTCTTTGTCTCAAATGAAATGCTGAAGCTTGGTTATACCACTGGAGAATATTGCCCGAAAGAAGCTCACTTACTGGAAactaaaagagagaaaaacaagCAAAGAATCATTGTCTTGCTCAGCTGAGAtggaaattaataataacaataataatgacttTATTAACATGTCAAATGAAGTCTAGCAGGGGAGAATATCCTTTGCTAATAGGGGACACCTAACTGAAATCGCTAACTAATAGAAACAATACGTTACCATGTCTCTGAGAATACAAATACTATTAAAACTATAACGAAGTCGCGAGTTACGTAAGTAACACCCACTGCATCCTTCTGTGATGTTACTTAGATCACGTCCACGTATcattgtcttaaaatggctGAGAGTGGCAATCGATCTGTCTTTACTTCATAGCTTGCTCCAGAGTCTAGGGCCTAAATATCTTATCGAATGTTTTCCGTACTTGACAGTGCTAAAACTAGGTAGATAGAAATCCCTTTGACGTAAATAATAGGAATGACTGTTAGTCATGAACAAATTACAAATTGTCCGCGAGCACAAACTAAATTTTACTTTATACATTAAACATATATCCTATGAAGTAAGGATGGTAGCTTGGCTTTTTTCGCACCTATTAGTAGGTAGACATCTTGTTCTTAAAAACTGCACGCAATCCCCGCTCCTGCACTCTCTCCAGTCTACGAGTGCCAAATTTAAATGGTAATACTTTAAGTGAGGGAGGATGGCTACCTTATAAAGTTGCAATTTGGCCTCAGTTGGTATGAGATTCCTTAACCTGATAATCACCCCTATTCGCTGACTGGCTTTAATGCAAACATCACTCACATGCTTATTAAAACTGAGTTCACTATCAATAGTTACACCTGGGAGTTTTAAACTGTCTGATTCTATTATATCCTTTCCATTAACGTTATAatggttttaaaatgtttataacCTTATCCTAACCTTTCGCCTTGAGAATTCTTCAAAGAACAGCATAACAAATACTCCGCAATCATACCCGTTTTCTTGCTGAGGTACCTATAAGGGTTCAAGAATGCTCTTATCTATCCATTTGTCTTTTAAAATATTACCATCATTACTACAGTGGTCCCTAGACAGGATTTTAATATAATGGATATcaacatgttttaattttattgcaACAAAACGCAATAAGGCAAAAGATAATTCAGCCAAGGTCTCTCCTTGGGATGAAATTAATGTTTCCCACACCTCTGAAATTTCAGTCTGACAGTGTTTATTGGGTTGCTTTAACTGATTTGAGTAGAAAGGAATTATTCTTTTTAGAACTACCAATACGttttatatattaatttaatgCACCAGATATCTATAGTTGGATTATATTCTGctaataaaattaattccaaattctTCGCAGTAAATGACAAAAGGACATGCTGTATAACCAAACATTCACCACCATAGTAATACTATCCAATTTTTCAATACTTCAGTGAGCGTCAGTACATGATAGTGTTTGCCATCTATATTTAGATACTTAAGCATTAATTATGGCGCTAAAAAATGCAACTTCAAGTGACAATCCTTAAGAAGAAGGCGAGAGATTGAAACACCTTGGGATAGAGGACAGGCATAGTCTTGGAAGTAAAGTGTGGAGTGGGACTTGGACATTCATTCATTTTAGCCGTCCACTCACGTTCtataaaactaaaaacaaacaaatgataCAGGGTGCTGTACTGCAGGAGGTGTCTGGtgttaaaaaaaggaagaaagtatAGTGCATACCTTCTGATAAGGTTTGCGTCCTGTTCTCGTGAGGAGGGAGAACAACTTGCGTAAAGTTCTTTCTATCTGAGCCATAAACAATGGAGTCAATCATCAGAATTGGAACTCTAAAAAGAAGATTCCACTGTAATATTAATTTTCTCGTCAGTTGGTGTCTTTTTCCAGCAAGAATTAGTCAAAATCCTCAACTTCACCATTCAACAAAGTTATTACTACAACACGAAGCCCTCGATGCATTTTAGATCAAACATCATTAGATGACTTAAGCatacattttctatttttagaaaggCTTAAAGGCAATGTTTCTGCTAAAGCTTACACAGTATAGCCATCACCCTTTCTTCTTCTGCTTGTGACCGTTGGAAGATTATATATCAGAGATAGGAACCAATGCccactgaaaacaaaataaacagcgGCACTATTTATATTGACAATGGTGTTTGCAGAGAAAAATAGTTAATAAAATCATTATTGCAGCATAATACCAAAAAAAACACAGAGATAGAAATAAAAGAAGCGATAACGATAATTATCATGAACTTTTTAATACCTTCTACATACTGGAATGAAAATAAACTTCTTTTTGAAAATATCCACTTTCCTTGTAAACTTGGATGCCTCGACATATCTTGCATCAGGACTTTGACAGATGCACAGAAagacaaataattattaaagaccATCAGCATGTAGGAGAAACATGTAATAATAACTATTGTCTTAATTAAAGTACTTTGCAGAAAACCAACCACATAAGGTACATAAAGTGTATATCATTAAGATGAGCCAGCTTACCAACAATACAAAAGCGAAATGAAGAAACAATCCTCGCActtgctggacaatttaagtaattgtctCTGTCATTCAACCTGTAAAATTTTCACGTGACTTaagcgggattcgaacccacgaactctgcgatgccggtgcaatgctctaccaattgagctatgaagccacacagttgagagcaggtcaatttgtttcccgtgaaatgaatgaatgaaagaagtGTTTTGTGATGTGCGGTGTTAGAAATCAAACGAAGAAACAATCCTCGCACTTGCTgaacaatttaagtaattgCCTCATTGAACCTGAAAATTTGTCAGGTTCAATGAGACAATTACTTAAATCGTCCAGCAAGTGCGAGGATCGTTTCTTCATTTGATTTCTAACACCGCACATTACAAAACACTTCTTTCACAGCTTTAAGTGTTTAAATCTAAGTGCAAAGAAGACAATAACTACATGTAGTTACCCTGGCAAGACAAAGGTTTCTCCAAACTGAACTCTAGTTGACAGCTTAGTGTAAAAAAAGGAGCTAAACAAATGAATGCTGTCAAGCAAATCCTGGTCCAATGATTGGGATATGTACCtattaaaaacagaaagatgATTAAATTTGGAGAGCAATTTTCCACTGCCATTAACCATTTGATTAGCACAACAATCCCAAATGGTGAATTTTAAAGAGGATGAAGTACATGTATGAGTTCTTTGCTTCATTAACCCCTTTAAACATAGGGCAAATTTTTAGCcaaaaaattgaaggaaaagaataataataaattacatgtatttgcgatgttaattttacattttacatgaggacacattaaaaagaaaaaaaaccagctA from Montipora capricornis isolate CH-2021 chromosome 9, ASM3666992v2, whole genome shotgun sequence encodes:
- the LOC138017064 gene encoding uncharacterized protein isoform X1 produces the protein MDLATLKDGMEVNDSIVDFFLMYISQSLDQDLLDSIHLFSSFFYTKLSTRVQFGETFVLPGPDARYVEASKFTRKVDIFKKKFIFIPVCRSGHWFLSLIYNLPTVTSRRRKGDGYTVVPILMIDSIVYGSDRKNFTQVVLPPHENRTQTLSEGTSARKRV
- the LOC138017064 gene encoding uncharacterized protein isoform X4 codes for the protein MDLATLKDGMEVNDSIVDFFLMYISQSLDQDLLDSIHLFSSFFYTKLSTRVQFGETFVLPGPDARYVEASKFTRKVDIFKKKFIFIPVCRRVPILMIDSIVYGSDRKNFTQVVLPPHENRTQTLSEVL
- the LOC138017064 gene encoding uncharacterized protein isoform X3, whose amino-acid sequence is MDLATLKDGMEVNDSIVDFFLMYISQSLDQDLLDSIHLFSSFFYTKLSTRVQFGETFVLPGPDARYVEASKFTRKVDIFKKKFIFIPVCRRVPILMIDSIVYGSDRKNFTQVVLPPHENRTQTLSEGTSARKRV
- the LOC138017064 gene encoding uncharacterized protein isoform X2; its protein translation is MDLATLKDGMEVNDSIVDFFLMYISQSLDQDLLDSIHLFSSFFYTKLSTRVQFGETFVLPGPDARYVEASKFTRKVDIFKKKFIFIPVCRSGHWFLSLIYNLPTVTSRRRKGDGYTVYLSKKTGMIAEYLLCCSLKNSQGESFQ